In one window of Zhihengliuella sp. ISTPL4 DNA:
- a CDS encoding MATE family efflux transporter, with protein MAKDFLGPIPGGRRLVFAVGGNGLVSLASLALSITIARASSIAGFAEFSLAMVAYLFGSGLIRSALTDSALSRPADRDTFVRSFRRASLVALLGAVLLVVWAMVTANFFLLVLGIAFHGLLAFDFLRTFDSAAGAVGRAMVSTTLWSALTIAGAVLSIAGVLDARIVFIVWALSGALAGYVLMVVARTPLLPRWTRHREDTGVSALFALDYAVGSGGALLTTGLLGLVDDGRILGAVRGAGTLLGPLNLIATTARSLLLPFLSRRDDVPGRQIRSAVRVTAIQVAVLAPFLVALQFLPDAWGEQLLGETWQLASLALLPLSLEAIFALVGAVANSGHRVAFAGGRSLTLRLVVGIPRPFIVLACAYAWGLAGATWSMTAISALNAVLWWASYHHLSRRPRPDAR; from the coding sequence GTGGCCAAGGACTTCCTCGGGCCGATCCCCGGCGGCCGACGGCTGGTCTTCGCCGTGGGCGGCAACGGCCTGGTGAGCCTCGCGAGCCTGGCCCTCTCCATCACGATCGCGCGCGCCTCGTCGATCGCGGGCTTCGCGGAGTTCTCCCTGGCGATGGTGGCCTACCTCTTCGGCTCCGGGCTCATCCGCTCGGCTCTCACCGACTCGGCCCTCTCCCGCCCCGCCGACCGCGACACCTTCGTCCGAAGCTTCCGGCGGGCGTCGTTGGTCGCCCTGTTGGGTGCCGTGCTCCTGGTGGTCTGGGCGATGGTGACGGCGAACTTCTTCCTCCTGGTGCTCGGCATCGCGTTCCATGGGCTGCTCGCCTTCGACTTCCTCCGGACCTTCGATTCGGCGGCGGGAGCCGTGGGTCGGGCCATGGTGTCCACCACTTTGTGGTCGGCCCTGACCATCGCTGGGGCCGTGCTCTCGATCGCGGGGGTACTGGACGCGCGGATCGTGTTCATCGTCTGGGCGCTCTCGGGTGCGCTGGCCGGGTATGTCCTGATGGTGGTCGCCCGCACCCCGCTGCTCCCTCGCTGGACACGGCACCGGGAGGACACCGGGGTCAGCGCGCTGTTCGCCCTCGACTATGCGGTGGGCTCCGGTGGCGCCCTGCTCACCACGGGGCTGCTCGGCCTGGTCGACGACGGCCGGATCCTGGGCGCCGTGCGGGGCGCGGGCACACTCCTCGGGCCGCTGAACCTCATCGCCACGACCGCGCGCTCGCTGCTGCTGCCCTTCCTCTCCCGGCGTGATGATGTCCCCGGACGCCAGATCCGCTCCGCCGTGCGGGTCACAGCGATACAGGTCGCCGTTCTGGCGCCTTTCCTCGTCGCGCTGCAGTTCCTTCCCGACGCCTGGGGCGAGCAGCTGCTCGGTGAGACCTGGCAGCTCGCGAGCCTCGCGCTGCTGCCGTTGAGCCTGGAGGCGATCTTCGCGCTGGTCGGCGCCGTCGCGAACTCCGGGCACCGGGTGGCCTTCGCGGGGGGCCGCAGCCTTACTCTCCGGCTGGTGGTCGGCATCCCGCGGCCGTTCATCGTCCTCGCCTGCGCGTACGCCTGGGGGCTCGCCGGCGCGACCTGGTCGATGACCGCGATCTCCGCGCTCAACGCCGTCCTGTGGTGGGCCAGCTACCACCACCTCTCGCGGCGACCGCGCCCGGACGCCCGGTAG
- a CDS encoding DegT/DnrJ/EryC1/StrS family aminotransferase produces MIPVSEPDLGALERSYLLDAFDSGWISSRGAYVERAEDLLRTLTAAPHAAVCSNGTTALHLALLAAGVGEGDEVIIPALTYVATLNAVYYVQAVPVVVDVLDSTWCIDPAAVERAITPQTTAIVAVDLYGQTADYRELRRIADEHGLILIADAAESLGATLDGRAAGSLADISTFSFFGNKVITSGEGGAVTTPRADFHTAILQLRNQGNHPTRRYFHDIVGYNYRMTNVAAAILTAQLERASELIAQRRRVVDEYERLLAADERLRGQEIAAGAAPTPWIHSVRLTGRSAVERDAVITALAERGIESRPVFPLVQDMPFVPAAQRTPTPVAAAISREGISLPTFPRLEASAIAQVCQALRDVLSSFADGE; encoded by the coding sequence ATGATCCCCGTTTCGGAACCCGACCTCGGCGCCCTCGAGCGGAGCTATCTGCTCGATGCGTTCGACAGCGGCTGGATCTCATCGCGGGGCGCCTACGTCGAGCGCGCCGAGGATCTGCTGCGCACGCTCACCGCCGCCCCGCACGCGGCGGTCTGCAGCAACGGGACCACGGCCCTGCACCTCGCACTGCTCGCCGCCGGCGTCGGCGAAGGCGATGAGGTCATCATCCCCGCACTCACCTACGTCGCCACGCTGAACGCCGTCTACTACGTGCAGGCCGTACCGGTCGTGGTCGACGTGCTCGACAGCACCTGGTGCATCGATCCGGCGGCCGTGGAACGCGCGATCACCCCGCAGACCACCGCGATCGTGGCGGTCGACCTCTACGGCCAGACCGCCGACTACCGCGAACTGCGAAGGATCGCCGACGAGCATGGGCTCATCCTCATCGCCGACGCGGCAGAATCGCTGGGTGCAACCCTGGACGGGCGCGCTGCGGGCTCTCTCGCCGACATCAGCACGTTCTCCTTCTTCGGGAACAAGGTCATCACGAGCGGCGAGGGCGGCGCCGTGACCACGCCGCGCGCAGACTTCCACACCGCGATCCTGCAGCTGCGCAACCAGGGCAACCACCCCACGCGCCGATACTTCCACGACATCGTCGGCTACAACTACCGGATGACCAACGTCGCCGCGGCGATTCTCACCGCTCAGCTGGAACGCGCATCCGAGCTGATCGCTCAGCGGCGGCGGGTGGTCGACGAGTACGAGCGGCTCCTGGCAGCGGACGAGCGTCTACGCGGGCAGGAGATCGCTGCCGGGGCCGCCCCCACGCCGTGGATCCACTCGGTGCGCCTCACCGGGCGGTCCGCCGTCGAGCGCGACGCCGTGATCACCGCCCTCGCGGAGCGCGGCATCGAGTCGCGCCCCGTCTTCCCGCTCGTGCAGGACATGCCGTTCGTCCCGGCTGCGCAGCGCACCCCCACTCCGGTGGCCGCTGCGATCTCCCGCGAAGGGATCAGTCTCCCGACGTTCCCCCGCCTGGAGGCTTCCGCGATCGCGCAGGTGTGCCAGGCGCTCCGGGATGTCCTGAGCTCCTTCGCCGACGGCGAGTAG